AAGTTCTTCGTCTGCTGGTAGTGGTCCAGCATCATGCGGTGGTTCTCGCGGCCGATGCCCGACTGCTTGTAGCCGCCGAACGCGGCGTGGGCCGGGTACGCGTGGTAGCAGTTCGTCCAGACCCGGCCCGCCTGGATCGCGCGGCCCGCGCGGTAGGCGGTGTTCATGTCGCGGGTCCAGACGCCCGCGCCGAGGCCGTACAGCGTGTCGTTCGCCGTCTTGATCGCGTCGTCGAAGTCGCTGAAGGACGTCACCGCGAGCACCGGGCCGAAGATCTCCTCCTGGAAGACCCGCATCCTGTTGTCGCCCTCGAAGATCGTCGGCTGGACGTAGTAGCCCCCGGCCAACTCGCCCTCGTGCTCGATGCGCTGACCTCCCGTCAGGACCTTCGCGCCCTCCTGCTGGCCGATGTCCAGATACGAAAGGATCTTCTGGAGCTGGTCGTTGGACGCCTGGGCGCCGATCATCGTGTTCGTGTCCAGCGGGTGGCCCGGCACGATCGCCTCGGTGCGGGCGATGCCCGCCTCCAGGAACTCGCTGTAGTGCCCGCGCTGGATCAGCGCGCGCGAGGGGCACGTACACACCTCGCCCTGGTTGAGGGCGAACATCGTGAAGCCCTCAAGTGCCTTGTCCCGGAAGTCGTCGTCCGAGGCCCAGACGTCGTCGAAGAAGATGTTCGGGCTCTTGCCGCCCAGCTCCAGCGTGACGGGCTTGATGTTCTCGGAGGCGTACTGCATGATCAGCCGCCCCGTCGTGGTCTCGCCCGTGAACGCGACCTTCGCCACCCGTGCGCTGGAGGCGAGCGGTTTGCCCGCCTCGGCTCCGAAGCCGTTGACGATGTTGACGACACCCGGCGGCAGCAGATCGGCGACCAGGCTCATCCAGAGGTGGATCGACGCAGGGGTCTGTTCGGCCGGTTTGATGACGACGGCGTTGCCCGCCGCCAGCGCGGGCGCCAGCTTCCATGTCGCCATCAGGATGGGGAAGTTCCACGGGATGATCTGCGCGACCACGCCGAGCGGCTCGTGGAAGTGGTACGCGACGGTGTCGTCGTCGAGTTCGCTCAGCGTGCCCTCCTGGGCCCGCAGCGCGCCCGCGAAGTAGCGGAAGTGGTCGATGGCGAGCGGGATGTCGGCGGCGAGTGTCTCGCGTACCGGCTTGCCGTTCTCCCAGGTCTCGGCGACGGCCAGCTCCTCCAGATGCGCCTCCATACGGTCGGCGATCCTGTTGAGGATGCCCGCGCGTGTCTCGGCCGACGTCTTGCCCCAGGCCGGAGCGGCGCCGTGGGCCGCGTCCAGCGCGCGTTCGACGTCGGCGGCGGTGCCTCGGGCGATCTCGGTGAAGGGGCGGCCGTTGACCGGGCTCGGGTTCTCGAAGTACTTGCCCTGGGCCGGCGGGACGTACTCGCCGCCGATCCAGTGGTCGTAGCGGCACTCGTACGAGACGATCGCGCCGTCGGTGCCCGGCGCTGCGTATCGGGTCATCTCTGTGGCCTCCCGGTGAGGGTGCCGCCCGCCTTTGGACGGCGCTCTCCGCGAGGCTAGGAGCGCGGACGTTGCGACCAGGTTGCGCGCTGCCCAGCCGCCCAACCAGTCAATCCCGCCGCCTCCAACTCGCCGCCGCTCAGCCCGCCTTGATCATGTCCGCGCACTTCTCGCCGATCATCATCGTCGTGATGCACGGATTGACCGCCGGCAGGAACGGCATCACCGACGCGTCGGCCACTCTCAGCCCCGTCACGCCCTTCACCCGCAGCCTCGGGTCGAGCGGCGAGTCGGCGTCGTCCGCCGGCCCCATCCGCACCGTGCCCGCCGGGTGGTAGACGGTGTTGTGCGTCTTACGGATGTAGTCCAGCAGTTCCTCGTCCGACCGCGCCTCCGGCCCCGGTGCCAACTCCTGCCCCTTCCACGCCGCCATCGGCTCCTGCGCGGCGATCTCGCGGGCGAGACGCAGCCCGTACGTCATCACCCGGATGTCGTGCTCGTGGGTGAAGTAGCGCGGATCGACCTTCGGCTTGTCCCTGAAGTCGCGCGAACGCAGCCGGACCGTGCCGAGCGACCGCGCGCGAGTGACGTTCGGCGTCAGACAGAAGGCGTTGTCGGTGGTCGGGTAGCCGCGCCGGTAGGTGTTCATGTCGAAGGGCACCGAGCCGTAGTGGAACATCAGGTCCGGCCGGTCCAGGCCCGGCTCGGTGTCGGCGAAGATCCCGATCTCCCACCACTGGGTGGAGCTGGTGACCATGGGCCGCTTCGCCTCCCACATGATCACGCCCTCCGGGTGGTCCTGGAGATGGGAGCCGACGCCGGGGGAGTCGACCCGTACGTCGACCCCGCTCGCCCTCAGATGGTCGGCCGGGCCGATGCCCGACAGCATGAGCAGCTTCGGCGAGTCGATCGACCCGCAGCTGACCACGACCTCGCGGCGCGCGGAGACGGCGCCGCTGTGCACGGTGTCCGGCTCCAGATACTCGACTCCCGTACAGCGGCGCCGATCGGCGGTGTCGTCGAACAGCAGCCGCTTCGCCTGGAGCCCGGTGCGTACCTCAAGATTGGGCCGCTTGCCGAGAATCGGGTGCAGATACGACACCGACGCCGACGAACGGGTGCCGTCCGGCCGGGAGTTGATCTGGAACCAGTGCGCTCCCCGCAGCACCGTGCGCCCCGTGTTGAACGGTGTGGTGGGGATCCCCGCCGCCGCGCACGCCTCCAACAGGGCGCTTCCGCAAGGGTCGTTCGGCGGGACGGTCATGATGTTCACCGGTCCCGAGCGGCCGTGGTGGTCGCCGGGCGCGTCGTTGGTCTCCAGCCGCTGGTAGAGCGGGAAACAGTCGGCCGCGCTCCAGCCGTCGCAGCCGAGCGCGCCCCACTCGTCGAGATCCTCGGCGGGCGCCCAGAAGGCGATGCAGGAATTGTGCGAGGAGCAGCCGCCGAGGACCTTGGCGCGGGCGTGGCGCATGAAGTCGTTGCCGTTCTCCTGCGGTTCGATCGGGTAGTCCCAGTCGTAACCCGACTCCAGCAGCGCCATCCACCGGTCGAGCCTGAGGACGTTGTCGTCGCCGACGTCCGAGGGCCCGGCCTCCAGTACGCAGACGGTGACGCCGGGGTCCTCGGTGAGGCGCGCGGCCACGACGGCGCCGGCGGTACCACCGCCGACGACCACGTAGTCGAACTCGGCCACGGGGCGTGCTGCGGACATCGCTTCTCCAGATGCAGGGGGAGGGGACGTGGGACGCGGGGAGTGCGCGGCGGCTACTTCGTGGGAGTGGTGGGCGGCGGTTCGCCGGGTGACGTCGGGTCGCTCACCTGAACCCGGTGTTCGGCGAGCACCCCCGTCTTGTGCCGCTGGACGAACCAGTAGTAGGCGAAGCCGCCGAGGGCGACGATGCCGACGAACAGGAACGCGCCCCAGCGCAGATACCAGTGCTGCGGACCGGTGGCGTTGTACACCGCGGCGCGCGGCCAGGCGAGGTTGAGCGACATCGCGGCGCCCCAGAACACGGCGATGATGTTGACGGGCAGCCCGAACCGGCCCAGCGTGAAACTGCCCTTCACCGGCTCCCACCGGCCACGCAGCCGCTTGACCAGCATCGGCGCGGTGACCAGCAGATACGCCACATAGATCATGATGATCGCGATACTCGTGATCACCGAGAAGATCTGCGGCTGGTTGATGTTGATGACCAGGATGACGACACCCACGACACCGATCAGCATGGCGGGCACGACCGGTGTGTGGAAACGCGGACTGACGCGGGCGAGTACGGAGCCCGCCGGCAGGTTGTTGTCGCGTGCCATGGCGAACATCAGCCGGATGCCCGCCGCCTGAACCGCCAGCACACAGACGGTGATCGCGATGACCACGCACCACAGGAAGATCTCGCCGATGGTCGACCCGAGCGTGTCGAGTACGACGAACTGCAGGCCGTCCGTCGCCAGCCGCTTGTCCGCCAGATTCGGCACCGCCAGCAGGGCGAACAGCAGGATCAGCCCACCGATCATGAACGAGGCGACGAGCGCGCGCAGGATCGCCCGAGGCGCGTTGCGGCGCGGGTTGTGCGACTCCTCGCCGAGCGACGACGCCGTGTCGAAGCCGTACATGACGTACGCGGAAGCCAGCGACGCGGTCAGGAACGCGCCGAAATACCCCAGCGTCTCGCCCGTGCCGTGGCCCTGTGTGTCGGTCAGTACGGTGCCGGGGCCGCGGGTGAT
This window of the Streptomyces niveus genome carries:
- a CDS encoding APC family permease, which codes for MSTPGKPDTPDTPNGRGDGNGANGSGTAGPADPEASARTQLQNDDDALGALGYRPELKRTLGNFHTFAAGISYISILTGTFQLFYFGVSFGGPAYWWSWPMVFAGQLMVALCFCELAARYPVAGSVYNWAKNMGGPHIGWLGGWMMMTATMVTLSAVALAYQITLPQIDSRFQFIGDGSGKYDAAGNAVLLGSVLILFSTTVNAFGVKLMARINSAGVFIELIAAVALIIFLAVHITRGPGTVLTDTQGHGTGETLGYFGAFLTASLASAYVMYGFDTASSLGEESHNPRRNAPRAILRALVASFMIGGLILLFALLAVPNLADKRLATDGLQFVVLDTLGSTIGEIFLWCVVIAITVCVLAVQAAGIRLMFAMARDNNLPAGSVLARVSPRFHTPVVPAMLIGVVGVVILVININQPQIFSVITSIAIIMIYVAYLLVTAPMLVKRLRGRWEPVKGSFTLGRFGLPVNIIAVFWGAAMSLNLAWPRAAVYNATGPQHWYLRWGAFLFVGIVALGGFAYYWFVQRHKTGVLAEHRVQVSDPTSPGEPPPTTPTK
- a CDS encoding GMC family oxidoreductase is translated as MSAARPVAEFDYVVVGGGTAGAVVAARLTEDPGVTVCVLEAGPSDVGDDNVLRLDRWMALLESGYDWDYPIEPQENGNDFMRHARAKVLGGCSSHNSCIAFWAPAEDLDEWGALGCDGWSAADCFPLYQRLETNDAPGDHHGRSGPVNIMTVPPNDPCGSALLEACAAAGIPTTPFNTGRTVLRGAHWFQINSRPDGTRSSASVSYLHPILGKRPNLEVRTGLQAKRLLFDDTADRRRCTGVEYLEPDTVHSGAVSARREVVVSCGSIDSPKLLMLSGIGPADHLRASGVDVRVDSPGVGSHLQDHPEGVIMWEAKRPMVTSSTQWWEIGIFADTEPGLDRPDLMFHYGSVPFDMNTYRRGYPTTDNAFCLTPNVTRARSLGTVRLRSRDFRDKPKVDPRYFTHEHDIRVMTYGLRLAREIAAQEPMAAWKGQELAPGPEARSDEELLDYIRKTHNTVYHPAGTVRMGPADDADSPLDPRLRVKGVTGLRVADASVMPFLPAVNPCITTMMIGEKCADMIKAG
- a CDS encoding aldehyde dehydrogenase family protein, whose product is MTRYAAPGTDGAIVSYECRYDHWIGGEYVPPAQGKYFENPSPVNGRPFTEIARGTAADVERALDAAHGAAPAWGKTSAETRAGILNRIADRMEAHLEELAVAETWENGKPVRETLAADIPLAIDHFRYFAGALRAQEGTLSELDDDTVAYHFHEPLGVVAQIIPWNFPILMATWKLAPALAAGNAVVIKPAEQTPASIHLWMSLVADLLPPGVVNIVNGFGAEAGKPLASSARVAKVAFTGETTTGRLIMQYASENIKPVTLELGGKSPNIFFDDVWASDDDFRDKALEGFTMFALNQGEVCTCPSRALIQRGHYSEFLEAGIARTEAIVPGHPLDTNTMIGAQASNDQLQKILSYLDIGQQEGAKVLTGGQRIEHEGELAGGYYVQPTIFEGDNRMRVFQEEIFGPVLAVTSFSDFDDAIKTANDTLYGLGAGVWTRDMNTAYRAGRAIQAGRVWTNCYHAYPAHAAFGGYKQSGIGRENHRMMLDHYQQTKNLLVSYSPKKLGFF